A genomic segment from Aspergillus puulaauensis MK2 DNA, chromosome 1, nearly complete sequence encodes:
- a CDS encoding bZIP transcription factor (COG:K;~EggNog:ENOG410PSSN;~InterPro:IPR004827;~PFAM:PF00170,PF07716;~go_function: GO:0003700 - DNA-binding transcription factor activity [Evidence IEA];~go_process: GO:0006355 - regulation of transcription, DNA-templated [Evidence IEA]), with product MSTQTAFYPTDPSFDPSIAPESLLMRNGFSPQFLPLSLLEKGNHQEDMGFQSMQFQPNQTGTAQELARNMPGEGDDTNRPRLRNRALRPAPPDSRKGSIDAEMNQGAPFMHSYPSVPKFSPFSFSSGGHDPEFGVDNERVSPHSDISSNKSSSPLRWQNGDTDKRAKHLERNRAAASKSRQKKKRETDQLRNRFQEVSRRRSGLEDEIKTLHSQLLSLKDQILMHSRCEDDAIHIYLGRMVKQATKHDSVSSASTGEPADEDARSHGQESVGSMSPPQGFHSHHAHRIPMSMGDTRGLPCGIEKPMMHHQMFGEPPDANIFDLQMGIS from the coding sequence TTTCTTCCTCTATCACTACTCGAGAAAGGAAACCACCAAGAAGACATGGGCTTTCAATCTATGCAATttcaacccaaccaaacAGGAACTGCGCAGGAGTTAGCACGAAACATGCCAGGTGAGGGCGACGACACCAACCGGCCACGCCTCCGCAACCGCGCACTCCGGCCAGCTCCGCCTGACAGTCGGAAAGGCTCAATTGACGCCGAAATGAACCAAGGCGCACCGTTTATGCACTCGTATCCATCAGTGCCGAAATTCTCACCATTTTCATTTAGCAGCGGGGGCCATGACCCGGAATTCGGCGTCGACAATGAACGAGTCTCTCCGCACTCAGATATAAGCAGCAACAAATCCTCGTCACCACTCCGCTGGCAGAACGGAGACACAGACAAGCGCGCGAAGCATCTCGAGCGCAACcgcgcagcagccagcaaatcccgccagaagaagaagcgggagACAGACCAGCTCCGGAACCGGTTCCAGGAGGTCTCTCGCAGAAGGTCTGGCCTTGAGGACGAGATCAAAACCCTGCACAGCCAGTTACTTTCGTTGAAGGACCAGATCCTCATGCACTCGCGGTGCGAGGACGACGCTATTCATATTTACCTCGGCCGCATGGTGAAACAGGCCACGAAGCACGACTCTGTCTCGTCCGCCTCAACGGGTGAACctgccgatgaagatgcaCGTAGCCACGGGCAGGAGTCGGTGGGCTCGATGTCACCACCCCAGGGCTTTCATTCCCATCACGCACATCGAATCCCGATGAGCATGGGTGACACCAGGGGACTGCCATGCGGTATTGAGAAGCCCATGATGCACCACCAGATGTTTGGAGAGCCGCCTGATGCCAATATCTTTGACCTCCAGATGGGTATATCGTAA
- a CDS encoding uncharacterized protein (COG:S;~EggNog:ENOG410PZ1J;~TransMembrane:1 (o39-57i)), translating to MSFTTPRIFRVSRAIGINSTRRTYATEGAPSPPQRNNNSTWVVITAALGIPAAYYLLQGNSSRGKAPSEVDQPATRKDPGGFGTMSSKQEGLDNADSSNPYINEPGKSVKGEGETESAKLKGTVSPKRPQQ from the exons ATGAGTTTCACCACACCCCGTATCTTCCGCGTCTCACGAGCCATTGGCATCAACTCAACCCGCCGCACCTACGCAACAGAGGGGGCACCATCCCCACCTCAAAGAAACAACAACTCAACATG GGTGGTCATCACCGCAGCCCTCGGTATCCCAGCTGCCTACTACTTGCTGCAAGGCAACAGCTCCCGCGGCAAGGCGCCATCCGAGGTCGACCAGCCCGCGACGAGAAAGGACCCAGGGGGATTTGGGACCATGTCGTCTAAGCAAGAGGGCTTGGACAATGCCGACAGCAGTAACCCCTACATCAATGAGCCCGGAAAGAGTgtcaagggcgagggcgagacaGAATCAGCGAAGCTGAAGGGAACTGTTTCCCCGAAGAGACCGCAGCAATAA